The window GCTGTgattaattctgtgtgtgtgtgtgtgtgtgtgtgtgtgtgtgtgtgtgtgttatcagctCTATCCCATTCAGAAGCTCCACTCTCCATCCTCAGTCTGCTCAGTAGTCTACTGGCAGTCTCTCCATATCTGCTAGTGTCCATCGTGCTGGGGGTCAAATGCTACAGAGCTCACGGTAAGAACTCTTCCTCTtagacacacattacacacactggaagaaccaaacttacatttgtttgaatcTGAAAGCGCATCGTAAGGTTggtctttcttctctgtgtttttatgacttTCACCACTCTGTCATGACTCTTAATACTGCTAAGACAAGCAGGACACATGACAGTAAAGTGTCTGTTATGTGTAATCCATAGAAATCATGGTTTATAAAAGCAGCACATGGTCATGAAACCAGTAGTTAAAAACAAGAGTGAAGAGAACAATGACTGGAaccagaaaatgttactttaggCAAGACAGCAAATACTAAAAGAAACATGAgcgtaaatacacacactaactagagccaaacaacacacagtcacgacagagcagagagatgaatgaaaacaaaacagtgcaggTTACCATGGGAACCGCAACCACCAACAACTTAAAGGTTTTATACATAGTTTATACTTTTGGAAACAGacattaaaactattttatatgCTGGTTTAATAAAATCCTGATTTTCTCCCCACAATCATTGAAACTGTCGACATGTGTAACGCGCGgtgggcgaggggcaggacgcacagactcccgtgCCGTGGACGGAAAGCGGcgctcacacgtattacaaacgatgatcatgaacatgaaacgactgacattaaacaaacacgatgaatACGCTTTcacaatgacacaaaaacatcaacacgttacatcaacaatgaccaacactctacACACTTCGACACGGGTTTaagtacatacaaacaaacaaggtgcaggcgtgtgcaggcgtgtgcatgtgtgtgcaggcatttGCAGgcgtgtgcaggcgtgtgcagGCGTTTGCAGgcgtgtgcaggcgtgtgcaggcgtgtgcaggcgtttgcaggtgtgtgcaggcgtgtgcaggcgtgtgcatttgtgtgcaggtgtgggcaggcgtggccacaaacagatcctcccactacacgtggtCCAACCACgggactcgcgggaggcgagcgttccgtgacaacatGTTGCTTGCACAGGAGACAAAACACTTTCTCTGAACTACAAGACCAAGACAGCAATAAaagtttattaaatgataatCCAATAACACCAGGGAAGTTTTCTAACACGTACACTGTgaattctgtgtttaatgttttttctacAGTTCTGACTAAAAACAGAAGCCAGAATGCAGTCTCAGAGGAGTGAGAATCTAAAGGAAAATACTGAAGATGGAAGGacattgttctgtttgcttGAAGTCATTTCACATGTGAGACTGAATGTTTGAACTCTGCTAACTTACTTCCAGCTGACCACCAGTTTATAGGAAGCATCGTGCAgtaatgttttcacttttaagcacattactattgtgtgtgtcatttcttCCAATGTTAGAATATTCTCCtttattttaatgatctttTACTTTGTTGGACTGTTTTACTTCTATGTtctagttaaataaataaaaatttaatacATTGTCTTCATTATCATTGCACTGATGTCAGATGAGATATTCAGCAGCCAAAGAAACACTGTCTCTGTATTTCATAACAGACTTTAGATTTCAAGTAATCAACAACTATACCACAGATTAGTGTTTTACACATTATGTCACACTGACTCTCCCCAGCTTTAATGTGAAACTGATCACTGGGTAGTGAAGTCACTACAAAGCTCATAATAGCTTGGACTTACCTGAGACAGCTCATCAGTTGATTGTTAGAATGAACACACCAGCTCTGTGAGGGTAAGATCACTCACCCCTGCTGTAGGATGTAGTGGCACTGATGCTCAGATGCATCATCCCAGCACAGTAAATTCAGGAGGAACTGGGGTGGTATATTAGACAGCCAGTGAACAGTCAGGTCTTTATGTccatgtgttggaagcagggaAAATTAGCAAACGTAAGGATCTGAGAGACTTAAACAAGGAAAAACTGTGATGACTAGACAGCTGGGTAGAGGGAACATCTCCAAAAGGGGAAGttccaacacacctgctccagtaTTCacacaatatgtgtgtgtgattagcaGAACTAACATCTGCTGAGCTGTAGATCTCCAGGAGGTCgaaatattataatatacaaAGAACATCCTTTACCTCCTTTTGTATAATCTAAAAGAATGCATTAAATATCCACAACTAATATTCACTGCTAAATCAAGAaaaatcttttcattttctgccTACAACTGTCCTATTTTTGGCTTGGATACTTTTGAAGCTTCTATCATCTAGGACTATAGACTCTCCCAACGTGCTGCACTGTGATGGGGCGTTTACCAACCTGTGCTAATACAAACAGCACCACCCGAACTGGACTTGGACCCAAATAGTCAAAGAGCACAACCTTTAGAGCTTTTCTTTAAAGACCCTCTAGAGGAGTTAATAAGAAtagcacatggacacacacaaccatcacgTCTTTATTACTCCATAGAAATTGTCTCAACATGTCTACACAGTATTCATATAGTATAGTTAAATGTTTCATACTGTGGTCTGATAACTGTTACTTGTGATGTGATGTCTTGCAGAACAGCACAGGTAGATTGAATGtggcaggagggtgtgtgtatttgtgtgtttgtgtgtgtgtgtgtgtgtgtgtgtgtgtgtgtgtgtgtgtgttcagggtctGCAGCGCTGGATAAAGCGTGGGTAGAGGCACATGTCGCGGATGTGGTTACAGTTGAGTAGCCAGGTGAGGAAGCGCTCCAGACCTAGACCATAACCTCCATGTGGACACGTCCCGTACTTCCTCTGAAAAACACGCCCACCAGTAACAACATTACACAGACACCCATGCCCACCAGTGACACGTTAGACAGATACACAAACCCGCCAGTGACACgttacacagatacacacacccgCCAGTGACAcgttatacagacacacacgcccatCAGTAACAATGCACACACCTGATCAGTGTACCAGtggtagggggtggggctacgcctgcacacacctgatcAGTGTACCAGTGGTAGGGGGTGAGGctacgcctgcacacacctggtcAGTGTACTAGtagtagggggtggggctacacCTGCACATATCTGATCGGTGTACCAGtggtagggggtggggctacgcctgcacacacctgatcAGTGTACCAGTGGTAGGGGGTGGcgctacacctgcacacacctggtcAGTGTACTAGTAGTAGAGGGTGGggctacacctgcacatacctgatcagtgtaccagtagtagggggtggggctacacctgcacataccggatcagtgtaccagtagtagggggtggggctacgCCTGTACATACCTGATCAGTGTACAAGTAGTAGGGGGTGGGTCTACACCTGTAAATACCTAGTCAGTGTACCAGTAGTAGTGGGTGGggctacacctgcacatacctgatcagtgtaccagtggtagggggtggggctacaACTGCACATACCTGATCAGTGTACCAGTAGTAGGCGGTGGGGCTACGCCTGCACATAACTGATCAGTGTACAAGtagtagggggtggggctacacctgcacatacctgatcagtgtaccagtggtagggggtggggctacacctgcacatacctgatcagtgtaccagtagtagggggtggggctacgCCTGCACAAACCTGATCAGTGTACCAGtagtagggggtggggctacgCCTGTAAATACCTAGTCAGTGTACCAGtagtagggggtggggctacacctgcacacacctggtcAGTGTACCAGTAGTAGGAGGTGgggctacacctgcacacacctggtcagtgtaccagtagtagggggtggggctacacctgcacatacctgATCAGTGTACTAGTAGTAGGAGTTGgggctacacctgcacacacctggtcAGTGTACCAGTAGTAGGGGGTGGGCCTATGGCTGCACACACCTGATCAGTGTACCAGTGGTAGGGGGTGGcactacacctgcacacacctggtcAGTGTACTAGTAGTAGAGGGTGGGGCTACGCCTGCACAAACCTGATCAGTGTACCAGtagtagggggtggggctacacctgcacatacctgATCAGTGTACTAGTAGTAGGAGGTGgggctacacctgcacacacctggtcAGTGTACCAGTAGTAGGGGGTGGGCCTACGGCTGCACATACCTGGTCAGTGTACCAGTAGTAGGGGGTGGGGTCAATGCCTTCTCTCTTGTAACCCTCCAGGAGCTCCTCAGCGTCCCAGATATGCATGGAGCCCCCCACGATCTCACCAACATTGGGCATCAGCACatcaacctacacacacacacacacacaccacacacaccacacacaccacacacacacacacacacacacacacacacacacacacacacaaaattagagagagacagagagcgctTTCTCATAACTGGAATGTTGAAAATAAGGGTGCTATTAATCACATGACATCACAAGCCATTCAGATACGTGAGAGTGATTCAGCTCTACTGAACTCAGCATCATGAGAAGATGAATGTTGACCTGTCGCAGCCCCAACTAAACCCCCAGTCACACCCTGGACTAAACCCTTCTGCTCAGTCTCACACcaggacagctgtgtgtgtctgttttagcCCAGCTGTGGATTTCTGTTCACACAGCTGATCAGTGCAGCGGGGAAAGATGTTCCGTCTTACGGACCGACTCGGTGAGGCGGTGGTCATCAGGGCAACGCTGCATGTAGAAGGACTTGATCTCAGCGGCGAAACGGCACAACAGGATGGTCTCGTTAATGGTGTCCATCATGAGCCTCTCAGGGGCTTCTGGGATATCCTACAggtcatgaaacacacacagaagggggagaaaacagaattatttaaaaacgcATGAACGATCACTAGTTGTAATTTTGTTCAACTACACAATAATCTACGGCTACACCAGACTGGCAgtcaacacaaaaacagacgCTTGTATCAGTATTCACAAGGCATTCTGTCCCAGTGGGGACAGGTTCACAGCATGGGGCATTCTACCCCAGTGGGGGCAGGTTAAGGGTATGAACCTCCCCAAACTCGTAGTGGGTCCCATCGTCCTCCTGGATGTCGTGCCCCTTCAGCCAGTCGATGGCCTCCGTGTAGTTCATTCTCTTAAACGGCCTCGTCGGGGGCTTGAAGTTCTGCAACACAACGGGTCCCGTCAGGGTCCGCTCTGAACAGACCggtaaatctgtgtgtgtgtgtaaatctgccTGCTGTAGATCACCCTGGAGTTTAAACCTGCATGAGTTCATTTTGTAGTGAAGAATCATGTAGGAAGAGGTCAGAGGTCGTACGGGGTTGAGGTCGTAGAGCAGGGGGGTTATGGGGGATTTGAGAACGCGGTCCACCACTGCACAAACCAGGTCCTCGAACGAAAATGAGCACAAACCATGCGCGGGGATGCAGGTCTCCAGGTAGAGCTGGGACGACTGGGTCAGGTACGCCTGCTCACCAAAGTAGTTCAGGCTGAAGAGGGTGGAGCCGCCCTCCACCTGTGTCTGCACCAGCGTGGGCGGGGTGATCTGCACACCAGACGGCCATTCGGTCAGTCAGCGGCCACTGTACAAAATATCACCGCCATCACACttctatttcatttttgttgttttatttctgtgtgccCACCGTGCTGAGGAACACAGCTGCCCACCCTGATGTGGGTTATAACGAGGGTCTACAATGTGGCTACAACGCGGGTCTACAACGTGTTTATAATGAGGGTCGACAACGAGTGTCTTCAGTATGTCAGCAGCGTggtcacagcactgcacaggtTAGTCTCTCTACCAACCTCCACTCTGGGTCAGACCTCGTGGGTTAGCGTCTGTTACGGCGCTGACCTCATAGTAGCCACGGCTGAAGAAGCGATCCCTGAAGCACTGCGTCAGGGTGGAGCGCACACGCAGGATCTTGGAGACGTTCTCGCCATGGATCATCATGTGCCTGTTGTTCAGCTGCACGTCCACGTCAGACTCCTCGTTCACCAGGTTgtcagcgccccctgctggagccAGGCCGATCAGCTCCCAGAAATCACAGTGCAGCTCATGCCCTCCAGGGGCCTACAGAGGAAGCagaaacagcactgcagtaTGAGACCTgtgtcctgctctctcacacacacacacattactactGGTGCGACTCTTCGTCGTAACCAGCCTAACCCATTACATAAACATGTCGATTTGCATAATGTGCGCCCAGTTTAGATTCCCCCAGACATCAAGCACCAGCTAAAACCTACTCCTACGCTCGCGTACGGTGTGGGAATGTTTTACAGACACCCAATAGCAGTGCTCCGTGAGAAACGTCTCATCACAGCAGCACAACTATGAACGAACACTTGAAACAAAAGCATCACAGAATAAATTTAAGACTCCAGCAAGACGGCCTCATTAATCCAGCAAGACCGCCGCAGTAATCCAGTTTACTTTTTGTTGTATGGCCTGTTAACACAGCTAGCTgtgagaagcagaggagagctCTGGCTTACAGTCTGGGGATCTGGTAGGCTGGGGTTGTTCTCAATAACAATCTTCTTGGCATCCTCCAgattcttctcctctctgcacCTTCTGCCTGAGCACACGACACACACCGCTAGCAACACACACGTGCTGACTTGTTGATTACACGTGTGGCACGGGTTCTCCTTGGCAGACACCTCCTTCATGTCTTTAGCATCAGTCTTCTGCTGCTCCCTGTGGAAGAGCTTTTTCGTATTCTTCATCTGGGTTTTGGAGATCACAGCCCACCGctgacatgcagacacagagagagagagagagagagagagagagagagagagagtgagtgtgagactgaTCATGGAAACAGACTTGGTCTGATGGAACTACCATGTCAAGGACAGCTTGTGAACAAACTTCATTTCCGGCTCAGTCAACAAACAAAAGCCCCAGACTCACCTCTCCATCTTTCTGGGCATCCACGTAGATAGTTGGCCATGGTTCTTTACCAGCAAACAGCAGAGCCTGCAACACAGTGTGGACAAAATAATCATCCTTACTCAACTTTACAACCTGCCGAGCTCAAAGGACACAAACGCTGCAAATCAAACCAATGACACCATATTAGTCTGGTTATTTTACAGGAAT is drawn from Electrophorus electricus isolate fEleEle1 chromosome 22, fEleEle1.pri, whole genome shotgun sequence and contains these coding sequences:
- the LOC118240640 gene encoding asparagine--tRNA ligase, cytoplasmic-like — protein: REVYVSDKHGSDESGDGTEHKPFKTPLKALLFAGKEPWPTIYVDAQKDGERWAVISKTQMKNTKKLFHREQQKTDAKDMKEVSAKENPCREEKNLEDAKKIVIENNPSLPDPQTVSQSSPLLLTASCAPGGHELHCDFWELIGLAPAGGADNLVNEESDVDVQLNNRHMMIHGENVSKILRVRSTLTQCFRDRFFSRGYYEITPPTLVQTQVEGGSTLFSLNYFGEQAYLTQSSQLYLETCIPAHGLCSFSFEDLVCAVVDRVLKSPITPLLYDLNPNFKPPTRPFKRMNYTEAIDWLKGHDIQEDDGTHYEFGEDIPEAPERLMMDTINETILLCRFAAEIKSFYMQRCPDDHRLTESVDVLMPNVGEIVGGSMHIWDAEELLEGYKREGIDPTPYYWYTDQRKYGTCPHGGYGLGLERFLTWLLNCNHIRDMCLYPRFIQRCRP